In one window of Nicotiana tabacum cultivar K326 chromosome 12, ASM71507v2, whole genome shotgun sequence DNA:
- the LOC107801389 gene encoding cleavage and polyadenylation specificity factor subunit 3-II, whose protein sequence is MAIECLVLGAGQEVGKSCAVVTINGKKIMFDCGMHMGYLDHRRYPDFSLISKSGDFNNALSCIIITHFHLDHIGALPYFTEVCGYNGPIYMTYPTKALAPLMLEDYRKVMVDRRGEEEQFSSEHITECMKKVTAVDLKQTVLVDGDLLIRAYYAGHVLGAAMFYAKVGDAAIVYTGDYNMTPDRHLGAAQIDRLQLDLVITESTYATTFRDSKYAREREFLEAVHKCVASGGKVLIPTFALGRAQELCMLLDDYWERMNLKAPIYFAAGLTIQANMYYKVLINWTSQKVKSTSATRNAFDFKNVHSFDRSMINAPGPCVLFATPGMISGGFSLEVFKQWAPCEQNLITLPGYCVAGTVGHRLMSAKTPAKINVDENTQIDVRCQIHQLSFSPHTDAKGILDLVKFLSPKHVILVHGEKPKMALLKKGIESDFGIPCYYPANNEIVCIPSTLYVKADASREFLKSSLSPNFKFLNTSSRADIDLILNERTESFVQVCDDRVAEGVLTMQKNQHPKIVHQNELVAMVGGENHEVQFAYCCPVRVSDECKDVAPSPGENTPPVLDKCLWLHLLYTKLSNDFQDVTYQNDGDRLQIESFTVSVCLKEKCPHRTHVSPDSTSETVNFCCLWSMVDEKLAWRVISIMKNLELKTVKVYERFSLTQNPIHQTSEKLFTSLNYEFYVSDKPHFLSLKDKELSIFSFKIMATEPPNMISSDPTRVPLLSRREDTGGGGRQSSLAVLLGRLTGGRQGGASMLVRETAARELDERRADWGYSKPVVALDMMWNLGFVIVSVVILSCTFDESPNVPIRIWVCGYALQCVVHVVLVWLEYRRRNSQGETDNEENGEEGNDVLGIGNQSSVAKRCETVNTMASLLWWIVGFYWIVSGGDILLQNAPRLYWLAVVFLAFDVFFAVFCVALACLIGVALCCCLPCIIAVLYAVGQEGASEADLKVLPKYRFHICKDEEKPSVGAGKMVPIETSSGYLANERILLPEDAECCICLSLYEDETELHALPCNHHFHSTCIVKWLKMNATCPLCKYNILKGNEQV, encoded by the exons atGGCGATCGAATGTTTAGTTTTGG GGGCAGGACAGGAGGTAGGAAAGAGCTGTGCTGTGGTGACAATAAATGGCAAGAAGATAATGTTTGATTGTGGGATGCATATGGGGTACCTCGACCATCGCAGATACCCGGATTTCTCTCTAATTTCTAAGTCTGGAGACTTCAACAACGCTCTCTCATGCATCATCATCACCCATTT CCACTTAGACCATATTGGAGCTCTTCCATATTTTACTGAAGTGTGTGGGTATAATGGCCCCATATACATGACG TATCCAACAAAAGCGTTGGCTCCATTGATGCTGGAAGATTATCGCAAAGTGATGGTTGATAGAAGAGGAGAGGAGGAGCAATTTAGTTCTGAGCATATTACAGAATGCATGAAGAAAG TTACTGCGGTGGATCTGAAGCAGACTGTGCTGGTTGACGGGGACCTTCTGATTCGAGCATACTATGCTGGACAT GTTCTTGGTGCTGCAATGTTTTATGCTAAAGTGGGTGATGCTGCTATAGTGTACACTGGCGATTATAATATGACACCCGATAGACATCTTGGAGCTGCTCAAATTGATCGGCTGCAGCTGGACCTTGTCATAACAGA GTCAACTTATGCAACCACCTTCCGTGATTCCAAATATGCCCGGGAGAGGGAGTTTCTCGAAGCA GTTCACAAATGTGTTGCTAGTGGAGGAAAGGTGCTCATCCCTACATTTGCTCTGGGAAGAGCTCAG GAACTCTGTATGCTATTGGATGACTATTGGGAGCGAATGAATCTTAAAGCTCCTATTTATTTTGCCGCAG GTTTGACTATTCAAGCTAATATGTACTACAAAGTTCTCATAAACTGGACCAGCCAAAAGGTGAAAAGTACTTCCGCAACACGAAATGCATTTGACTTCAAAAATG TCCACAGTTTCGATCGTTCCATGATAAATGCTCCTGGACCTTGTGTTTTATTTGCTACTCCGGGCATGATAAGTGGGGGATTTTCACTTGAAGTTTTCAAGCAATGGGCTCCGTGCGAACAGAACCTCATAACACTCCCAGG ATATTGCGTAGCTGGGACAGTAGGACACAGGTTGATGTCCGCTAAAACTCCCGCCAAAATAAATGTTGATGAAAATACCCAGATTGATGTGCGCTGCCAG ATCCATCAGCTGTCTTTTAGTCCACATACTGATGCCAAGGGAATCttggatttggtcaaatttcTATCACCCAAACATGTAATACTTGTGCATGGCGAAAAGCCCAAGATGGCATTGCTTAAAAAGGGAATTGAATCAGACTTCGGGATCCCGTGCTATTATCCTGCAAATAACGAGATTGTGTGCATTCCCTCAACTCTCTATGTTAAAGCTGATGCATCCAGAGAATTTCTTAAAAGTTCTTTGAGCCCAAATTTCAAGTTTCTAAACACAAGTTCAAGAGCAGACATTGATTTGATTCTGAATGAGAGAACCGAGTCTTTTGTGCAAGTATGTGATGACAGAGTAGCTGAAGGGGTGCTCACCATGCAGAAAAACCAGCACCCCAAAATTGTGCACCAGAATGAGCTAGTGGCCATGGTAGGAGGAGAAAATCATGAAGTTCAGTTTGCTTACTGTTGTCCAGTGCGTGTCTCTGATGAATGTAAAGATGTAGCTCCGTCACCAGGAGAAAACACGCCTCCTGTGCTTGATAAATGCCTGTGGCTACACTTATTATACACAAAACTATCAAATGATTTTCAAGATGTAACCTATCAGAATGATGGAGACCGTCTCCAAATAGAGTCATTTACTGTCTCTGTGTGTCTGAAGGAGAAGTGTCCTCATAGAACTCATGTTAGTCCTGATAGCACATCTGAAACAGTAAACTTTTGTTGCTTGTGGTCAATGGTAGATGAGAAACTTGCTTGGAGGGTCATTTCAATCATGAAGAATTTGGAGTTGAAGACTG TAAAAGTTTATGAAAGATTCAG TCTGACACAAAACCCAATTCATCAAACTTCAGAAAAACTATTTACATCACTTAATTACGAATTCTATGTTTCTGACAAACcccactttctctctctaaaggATAAAGAATTATCCATTTTCAGCTTTAAAATTATGGCGACTGAGCCACCAAATATGATATCTTCAGACCCCACAAGGGTCCCACTCCTCAGCCGGCGAGAGGACACCGGCGGCGGGGGCCGTCAGTCATCACTGGCTGTACTTCTTGGTCGGCTTACCGGCGGAAGGCAGGGCGGCGCGTCCATGCTAGTGAGGGAGACGGCGGCGCGTGAGCTGGACGAGCGGCGCGCCGACTGGGGTTATTCGAAGCCAGTGGTGGCACTGGACATGATGTGGAACTTGGGTTTTGTTATTGTCTCTGTTGTGATTTTGTCCTGCACGTTTGATGAGTCGCCTAATGTTCCAATTAGGATTTGGGTTTGTGGGTATGCTTTGCAGTGCGTGGTGCATGTGGTGCTGGTTTGGTTGGAATATAGAAGGAGAAATTCTCAAGGAGAAACTGATAATGAGGAGAATGGTGAAGAGGGAAATGACGTTTTGGGTATTGGTAATCAATCAAG TGTTGCTAAACGATGTGAAACTGTGAATACAATGGCGTCACTTCTTTGGTGGATAGTTGGATTTTATTGGATAGTCTCTGGTGGTGATATTCTTTTACAGAATGCTCCACGTCTATACTG GTTGGCAGTTGTATTTTTGGCATTCGATGTATTCTTTGCCGTCTTTTGTGTTGCTTTGGCATGTCTGATAGGAGTTGCTCTTTGTTGCTGCTTGCCTTGCATAATTGCAGTACTCTATGCAGTGGGCCAG GAAGGTGCGTCAGAAGCAGACCTCAAAGTTCTCCCCAAGTATAGATTCCATATCTGCAAGGATGAGGAGAAACCAAGTGTAGGAGCTGGTAAGATGGTACCAATTGAGACGAGCAGTGGATACTTGGCCAATGAGCGTATTCTTTTACCTGAGGATGCA GAATGTTGTATATGTCTTAGCTTGTACGAGGATGAGACGGAACTCCATGCTCTCCCCTGTAATCATCATTTCCACTCCACCTGCATAGTTAAATGGCTTAAGATGAACGCGACATGTCCACTGTGCAAGTACAACATCCTGAAGGGGAACGAACAAGTTTAG